In Myxococcus xanthus, the genomic window ATTTCTGCGCGAACAACGCTAGCGCCCCGGCGTCGCATCCGTACATCCTGCCGCTGTCCCCACCGGTCAACCTCTCGCTGCGCTGGCTGGCGCCGCCCCCGGCGTACAGGATGGCGGAGTATTGGTGACGGACCCTGCGTGCATCGTCGCCGACCGTTGCTTGCAGTTGCTCGGGGGGTACGGGTACATGAAGGAGTACTCCTTCGCCCACCTGTTCGCGGACACGCGTGTGCTGCGAATCCTTGCCGGCGCGAACGAGATCATGAAAGAGCTCGTCGCCCGTTCCCCGTAGACCCACATCCCCGTCCCAAGGAGGCTCTTCGTGAGCCAGGAAGCATTCATCTTCGACGCCGTCCGGACCCCTCGCGGCAAGGGCAGGAAAGGCGCGCTGCACGGCACCAAGCCCATCACGCTGCTCACCGGGCTGGTGGACGCGCTCAAGAAGCGTCACCCGAACCTGGACCCCCAGCGCATCGACGACGTGGTGCTCGGTGTCGTGTCGCCGGTGGGTGAGCAGGGCGCCGACATCGCCCGTACCCTGGTGCTGGCGGCGGGGCTGCCAGAGACTGTGGGTGGCGTGCAGCTCAACCGCTTCTGCGCGTCCGGCCTCACGGCGGTGAACATGGCCGCCCAGCAGGTGCGCTCGGGCTGGGAGCACCTGGTCATCGCGGGCGGCGTGGAGAGCATGTCGCGCGTGCCCATGGGCTCGGACGGCGGCGCCTGGGCCATGGACCCG contains:
- a CDS encoding acyl-CoA dehydrogenase family protein, translating into MTDPACIVADRCLQLLGGYGYMKEYSFAHLFADTRVLRILAGANEIMKELVARSP